One genomic segment of Myxococcales bacterium includes these proteins:
- a CDS encoding Fic family protein, with product MTPLARRLLELLAREPTRAEVEELNESFSELAAAEGLVQRLTVRPEAVAGVTRARIVASATLSGESGATSPVIEQARAAWLAANAKVVAAIAEETAISLESVSRLNATVLGEPGPSSLRRTATFLDQEACVVPADIPAMLERMLPAVDVRVRQRGAIWGAALLYQWLVSVHPFEDGNGRTARLAADWLLGEHGHLPMGFGAPGDTFVALHASLRENPTPGHAARVVARAVLRSTRLLASACESAA from the coding sequence ATGACGCCGCTCGCGCGTCGCTTGCTGGAGCTGCTTGCCCGCGAGCCGACGCGCGCGGAGGTGGAGGAGCTCAACGAGAGCTTCTCCGAGCTCGCCGCCGCGGAGGGATTGGTCCAGCGGTTAACGGTGCGCCCCGAAGCGGTCGCCGGGGTGACGCGGGCGCGCATCGTCGCGTCGGCGACACTCTCCGGCGAGAGCGGCGCCACCTCGCCGGTCATCGAGCAGGCGCGCGCGGCGTGGCTCGCCGCCAACGCAAAGGTCGTCGCCGCGATTGCGGAGGAAACCGCGATCTCACTCGAATCGGTGTCACGCCTCAACGCCACCGTCTTGGGTGAGCCGGGTCCGTCGTCCTTGCGGCGGACCGCGACCTTCCTAGACCAAGAAGCGTGCGTCGTTCCGGCGGACATCCCCGCGATGCTGGAGCGGATGCTGCCCGCGGTCGACGTGCGCGTGCGGCAGCGCGGGGCCATATGGGGCGCCGCGCTTCTCTACCAGTGGCTCGTTTCCGTGCACCCCTTCGAAGACGGCAACGGTCGCACGGCACGGCTCGCCGCCGACTGGCTCCTCGGAGAGCACGGACACTTGCCTATGGGCTTCGGGGCGCCCGGCGACACGTTCGTGGCGCTTCACGCGTCGCTAAGGGAGAACCCCACGCCGGGTCACGCGGCCCGCGTGGTAGCGCGCGCCGTGCTTCGGTCGACGCGCTTGCTGGCCAGCGCATGTGAGTCGGCGGCGTGA
- a CDS encoding Uma2 family endonuclease → MASSPNPATKVVTELRHVRPVRPLHFPESEPEEEHLGQHPRHEDLCMFLKLLLRALCGEANAVSADMFVYWNATLNDDRGRRAPDAAVKLGLPQAEMFEHGSWKTWELGVPELTVEVLSLSDTRERWTLTEKREAYEAMGVDEFVCFDVDAPAGSRIRVWDRVEGDFVERVVEAERTPCITLSEAFGCVFEWIVAPAERWPVALRLLQDGVLVPLPSEVAEAARANEAVAKANEASAKASEATAKASEASAKASEAAAKASEAAAKAGEVAARARVAELEALLAKK, encoded by the coding sequence ATGGCGTCGTCGCCGAATCCCGCGACCAAGGTCGTCACCGAACTCAGGCACGTGCGCCCCGTGCGGCCGCTTCATTTTCCGGAATCAGAGCCGGAGGAGGAGCACTTGGGCCAGCACCCTCGGCACGAAGATTTGTGCATGTTCTTGAAGCTGCTCTTGCGAGCGCTTTGCGGCGAGGCGAACGCCGTCTCGGCGGACATGTTCGTCTACTGGAACGCGACGCTGAACGACGATCGCGGTCGCCGTGCGCCGGACGCAGCCGTGAAGCTTGGCCTGCCGCAGGCCGAGATGTTCGAGCACGGCTCGTGGAAGACCTGGGAGCTTGGCGTGCCGGAGCTCACCGTCGAGGTGCTGTCGCTCTCGGATACGCGCGAGCGATGGACGCTGACGGAGAAGCGCGAAGCCTACGAGGCGATGGGCGTCGACGAATTCGTCTGCTTTGACGTCGACGCGCCAGCGGGCTCGCGCATTCGCGTGTGGGATCGCGTCGAGGGTGACTTCGTCGAGCGCGTCGTGGAGGCGGAGCGAACGCCGTGCATCACGCTGTCGGAAGCGTTCGGGTGCGTGTTCGAGTGGATCGTAGCGCCGGCGGAGCGCTGGCCCGTGGCGCTGCGCCTCTTGCAAGATGGCGTGCTCGTGCCGCTCCCCTCCGAGGTGGCCGAAGCGGCGCGCGCGAATGAGGCAGTCGCCAAAGCAAACGAGGCTTCTGCCAAAGCGAGCGAAGCGACTGCCAAGGCGAGCGAGGCTTCTGCCAAGGCGAGCGAGGCTGCCGCCAAAGCGAGCGAGGCTGCCGCCAAAGCGGGCGAGGTGGCTGCGAGGGCGCGGGTCGCGGAGCTCGAGGCGCTGCTCGCGAAGAAGTAG
- a CDS encoding DUF4288 domain-containing protein: MYRTSLRGRAVRKDKHFEEDVSLVEERVVLFKARSFDEAIRRAEVEGHAYAARRPHANRYGQRVEMTFLEACDAFRLFEQPGHGREVYSRTEVIREKVSDAAVIDQLLGADEDEQSEAQREMFVPG, encoded by the coding sequence TTGTATCGAACGTCCCTGCGGGGCCGAGCCGTCCGCAAGGACAAGCATTTCGAAGAGGACGTTTCGCTCGTCGAAGAGCGTGTCGTGCTCTTCAAGGCGCGCTCCTTTGACGAAGCGATTCGTCGAGCGGAGGTCGAAGGGCATGCGTACGCCGCGCGGAGGCCGCACGCGAATCGCTACGGGCAGCGCGTTGAGATGACGTTTCTGGAGGCTTGCGACGCTTTCCGCCTGTTTGAACAGCCGGGCCACGGTCGCGAGGTCTACTCACGAACAGAAGTCATCCGTGAAAAGGTGTCGGACGCAGCGGTTATCGACCAACTGCTCGGCGCGGATGAAGATGAGCAAAGCGAAGCGCAACGCGAAATGTTCGTGCCCGGCTAG